From a single Bremerella cremea genomic region:
- a CDS encoding pseudouridine synthase: MPGSSSSSSSARLHKVLAEAGIGSRRKCEEIIQEGRVEVDGEFVTELGTVVDPEKQKITVDGQRIRARRKQYFILNKPVGVVSTNFDQDGRTRVVDLVPQDERLFTIGRLDRQSEGLIIVTNDGELANQLAHPRYGVAKTYHVEVAGMPAPEELKMIQNGVHFAEGFVQAESCKLKRKLKKSAILEIVLREGKNREIRRMLAKVGHKVLKLKRISIGPLKLGEVPAGAFRELSPSEVKALRAHSDAERAKGTPKRKPGKRRTTSTSGGLAPGKKTAKKKSVGPGRKKKKSRSGEKKTPLITEARRGQGRIVKQKKASRKKQTGR, encoded by the coding sequence ATGCCTGGTTCATCGTCATCGTCTTCCTCCGCGCGTCTGCACAAAGTGTTGGCTGAGGCTGGGATTGGCTCCCGCCGCAAGTGCGAGGAAATCATCCAGGAAGGCCGCGTCGAGGTCGATGGCGAGTTCGTCACAGAACTAGGTACCGTCGTCGATCCGGAAAAGCAAAAAATCACCGTCGATGGCCAACGTATCCGCGCCCGCCGGAAGCAATATTTCATCCTGAACAAGCCGGTCGGAGTGGTCAGCACCAACTTCGATCAAGACGGCCGGACCCGCGTGGTCGACTTGGTCCCCCAGGACGAACGCCTCTTTACGATCGGGCGGCTCGACCGTCAGAGCGAAGGGCTGATCATCGTCACCAACGACGGCGAACTGGCGAATCAACTGGCTCACCCGCGTTACGGCGTTGCCAAGACGTACCATGTGGAAGTGGCCGGCATGCCGGCGCCCGAAGAGCTGAAGATGATTCAAAACGGCGTTCACTTCGCCGAAGGCTTCGTTCAAGCCGAAAGCTGTAAGCTCAAACGGAAGCTGAAAAAGAGCGCTATCCTCGAAATTGTACTCCGAGAAGGCAAAAACCGCGAGATCCGCCGTATGTTGGCCAAAGTCGGCCATAAGGTATTGAAGCTCAAACGAATCTCGATCGGCCCTCTGAAGCTGGGAGAAGTCCCCGCTGGGGCTTTCCGCGAACTGAGCCCCTCCGAGGTCAAAGCGTTGCGGGCCCACTCCGACGCCGAACGCGCGAAAGGAACGCCCAAACGCAAGCCTGGCAAAAGGCGGACAACCAGCACGAGCGGTGGCCTTGCCCCCGGCAAGAAAACCGCAAAGAAGAAAAGCGTTGGGCCTGGGCGCAAGAAAAAGAAAAGCCGTAGCGGCGAGAAGAAAACACCCTTGATCACCGAAGCTCGTCGTGGTCAGGGGCGGATTGTGAAGCAGAAAAAGGCGTCTCGCAAGAAGCAAACCGGACGGTAG
- a CDS encoding dihydroorotate dehydrogenase electron transfer subunit: MSQFQFQATSIVENVQLATRIYRVRFEAPEIAAKIKPGQFVMVRIGGCFDPLLGRAFALYDVIMNDNGQPTYVDVVYQVHGKLTSRLKQMEPGQKLEVWGPLGNGFTLPETDHLILVAGGIGQTPFLAVAKQVFGQQEYGAGESDLAKPKKVTLCYGARTATDLAGLDDFRATGLDLKICTDDGSAGYHGLVTALLDQAIDEDLGQCHVLCCGPEKMMEAVSELTQKRDVPCQVSLETPMACGIGICFTCVAPVRQADGSWDYKRTCVEGPIFDACEIAWEEA; this comes from the coding sequence ATGTCGCAATTCCAGTTTCAAGCCACTTCGATCGTCGAGAACGTCCAACTGGCAACCCGTATTTATCGGGTTCGTTTCGAGGCCCCAGAGATCGCCGCCAAGATCAAGCCAGGCCAATTTGTCATGGTTCGGATCGGTGGCTGCTTCGATCCACTTCTAGGTCGGGCTTTCGCCTTGTACGACGTTATCATGAATGACAACGGCCAGCCAACCTACGTCGATGTCGTTTACCAGGTGCACGGCAAGTTAACCTCGCGGCTGAAACAGATGGAGCCTGGCCAGAAACTAGAAGTCTGGGGCCCACTGGGCAACGGATTCACCCTGCCAGAAACCGATCACCTGATCTTGGTGGCTGGTGGAATTGGACAAACGCCGTTCCTGGCTGTCGCCAAGCAGGTTTTCGGCCAGCAAGAATACGGGGCAGGGGAGAGCGACCTGGCCAAACCCAAGAAGGTCACCCTTTGCTATGGAGCCCGCACAGCGACCGATCTGGCAGGCCTAGACGACTTCCGCGCAACGGGCCTCGATCTGAAAATCTGCACCGATGACGGCAGTGCCGGTTATCACGGCCTGGTAACGGCCTTACTCGATCAAGCGATCGACGAAGATCTGGGCCAATGCCATGTGCTGTGCTGTGGCCCTGAAAAGATGATGGAGGCGGTTAGCGAACTAACCCAAAAGCGAGATGTTCCGTGCCAAGTTTCCCTGGAAACACCTATGGCATGCGGGATTGGGATTTGCTTTACGTGTGTCGCCCCGGTTCGCCAAGCAGATGGAAGCTGGGACTACAAAAGAACTTGTGTTGAAGGCCCGATCTTCGATGCCTGCGAGATTGCCTGGGAAGAAGCCTAA